One Gemmatimonadaceae bacterium DNA window includes the following coding sequences:
- a CDS encoding GMC family oxidoreductase: MTSDDGEHYDAIVIGSGPIGAHVARELGAQHKRVLMLEAGRASGLTYDGYRSYVDSYYTAVIKEPNSPYPQNASAPSPLSTDILRIRKGTPDLVGYQVERGPQGFGSTYLRSLGGTSLHWLGTTPRFLPNDFRLNTKYGVGVDWPITYDDLQDHYCEAEWSIGVAANRRDQEHLGVWFPRGYDYPMERIPPSYSDQVIARKTRGLTVELAGRKYPVRVSSLAQARNSIPRTRTVRVGGVDRHGYIPKGALGRPEIGLRCEGNASCIPICPVQAKYSSLKTIAELDRRMVTLRTQAVATKLHIASNGRIDGVEYLTYDQEGGPMTAHTATATIYVLAGHAVENAKLLLASNAANSSDQVGRNLMDHPFFFTWALAPQSMGMFRGPGQTSGVESLRDGAFRKDFAAFRVDLGNWGWDVVDFPPDGDVTGRLGKNIFGKKLRQQLGDTLPRQIRIGFDIEQLPQPGNRVTISREFVDAAGCFRPVINYGLSDYTWQAMVEAIKVSQAIYRRMGIPEEDIFYVPPAGLPDERQYRAKDGRDYLLHFIGAGHHIGTHRMGTTRNDSVVDRNQRSWDHENLYVVGCGSMPTTGTANPTLTALAMTLMSTRDMLTQLR; encoded by the coding sequence GTGACGAGCGACGACGGCGAACACTACGACGCGATCGTCATTGGCTCGGGTCCGATCGGCGCCCACGTGGCCCGGGAGCTTGGCGCGCAGCACAAGCGCGTCCTGATGCTCGAGGCCGGGCGCGCTTCGGGCCTCACGTACGACGGCTACCGGTCCTACGTGGACAGCTACTACACGGCCGTGATCAAGGAACCCAATTCCCCGTATCCGCAGAACGCGAGCGCTCCGTCGCCGCTGTCCACCGACATCCTGCGCATTCGAAAGGGAACGCCCGACCTCGTAGGCTACCAGGTGGAGCGCGGACCTCAGGGATTCGGCTCCACGTACCTGCGCTCGCTGGGCGGGACGTCGCTCCATTGGTTGGGCACGACGCCGCGATTCCTCCCCAACGACTTCCGGCTCAATACGAAATACGGCGTCGGGGTGGACTGGCCGATCACCTACGACGATCTGCAGGATCACTACTGCGAAGCCGAGTGGTCCATTGGCGTGGCCGCAAACCGCCGCGATCAGGAACACCTCGGTGTGTGGTTCCCCAGGGGGTACGATTATCCCATGGAGCGAATCCCGCCGAGCTACAGCGACCAGGTCATCGCGCGGAAGACGCGTGGGCTGACCGTCGAGTTGGCTGGACGCAAATATCCGGTCAGGGTCTCGAGTCTCGCGCAGGCCCGGAACTCGATTCCCCGCACGAGGACGGTGCGCGTAGGCGGCGTGGACCGGCATGGGTACATCCCGAAGGGAGCCCTCGGCCGCCCGGAGATCGGACTGCGATGCGAAGGCAACGCAAGCTGCATCCCGATCTGTCCGGTCCAGGCCAAGTACTCGTCGCTCAAGACGATCGCCGAACTCGACCGCCGCATGGTGACGCTTCGCACGCAGGCCGTCGCCACGAAGCTGCACATCGCCTCCAACGGGAGGATCGACGGCGTCGAGTACCTCACGTACGACCAGGAAGGCGGGCCGATGACGGCGCACACGGCAACGGCGACGATCTACGTGCTCGCCGGCCACGCGGTGGAGAACGCCAAACTGCTGCTGGCGTCCAACGCGGCGAATTCCAGCGATCAGGTCGGGCGCAACCTGATGGACCATCCGTTCTTTTTCACCTGGGCGCTCGCCCCGCAGTCGATGGGGATGTTCCGGGGCCCGGGTCAGACGTCCGGCGTGGAGAGCCTTCGTGACGGCGCGTTCCGCAAGGACTTCGCGGCGTTCCGCGTGGACCTCGGCAACTGGGGATGGGACGTCGTGGACTTCCCGCCCGACGGCGACGTAACCGGCCGCCTGGGAAAGAATATCTTCGGCAAGAAGCTGCGCCAGCAGCTCGGCGACACGCTACCGCGACAGATCCGCATCGGATTCGACATCGAACAGCTCCCCCAGCCGGGGAATCGCGTGACCATCTCGCGCGAGTTCGTGGATGCCGCGGGATGCTTCCGACCCGTCATCAACTACGGACTCTCCGATTACACGTGGCAGGCGATGGTCGAGGCGATCAAAGTGTCGCAGGCGATCTACCGGAGGATGGGAATTCCCGAGGAGGACATCTTCTACGTTCCGCCGGCGGGCCTGCCCGATGAACGTCAGTACCGCGCGAAGGATGGTCGGGATTATCTCCTGCATTTCATCGGCGCCGGCCATCACATCGGGACGCACCGGATGGGAACGACCCGGAACGACAGCGTCGTCGATCGCAATCAACGCAGTTGGGATCACGAGAATCTCTACGTCGTGGGCTGCGGAAGCATGCCGACCACGGGCACCGCGAACCCGACTCTCACGGCGCTTGCCATGACGCTGATGTCCACCAGAGATATGCTCACCCAACTCCGCTGA